The Lycium ferocissimum isolate CSIRO_LF1 chromosome 10, AGI_CSIRO_Lferr_CH_V1, whole genome shotgun sequence genome window below encodes:
- the LOC132034542 gene encoding peroxidase N-like has protein sequence MRKPCSLTLYSLFVTFLIMFVVVNSQLTADFYAKTCSNVLKVVRKEVQSAIKNEMRMAASLLRLHFHDCFVNGCDASVLLDGNSNTSEKFAAANLNSARGFEVIDKIKNAVEDACSGVVSCADILAIAARDSVLLSGGTTWKVQLGRRDGLAANISGASTALPAPIDPLNTIISKFQDVGLNITDVVSLSGAHTIGLAKCATFDNRLTNFSGSGGPDTTLDSSLVSELQNLCPSNSDGNNTASLDRKSTDVFDNHYFKNLLNGRGLLESDQILYSSDAALATTKTLVETYSNSSSLFFSDFVNSMIKMGNISPLTGSDGEIRKNCRAIN, from the exons ATGAGGAAACCATGCAGCCTTACTTTATATTCTCTCTTTGTGACTTTCCTGATCATGTTTGTAGTCGTAAATTCTCAATTAACTGCTGATTTCTACGCAAAAACATGTTCAAATGTCCTGAAAGTTGTTCGTAAAGAAGTACAGAGCGCGATCAAGAATGAAATGAGAATGGCAGCTTCTTTGCTTCGCCTTCATTTTCACGATTGCTTCGTCAAT GGCTGTGATGCATCAGTGTTGTTGGATGGGAATAGTAACACAAGCGAAAAGTTTGCAGCAGCGAACTTGAACTCTGCAAGAGGTTTTGAAGTGATAGATAAGATTAAGAATGCTGTTGAAGATGCATGCAGTGGAGTTGTTTCCTGTGCTGATATACTTGCTATAGCTGCTAGAGATTCAGTCCTACTA AGTGGAGGAACAACATGGAAAGTGCAATTGGGAAGAAGGGATGGATTAGCTGCTAACATATCAGGAGCAAGCACTGCACTTCCAGCTCCTATTGACCCGCTCAATACTATCATTTCAAAGTTCCAAGATGTTGGACTCAACATTACTGATGTTGTCAGCTTATC TGGTGCTCATACAATTGGGCTGGCAAAGTGTGCAACCTTTGATAACAGATTAACAAACTTCAGTGGATCAGGTGGACCAGACACAACCCTAGACAGCAGCCTAGTGAGTGAACTCCAGAATTTGTGCCCTTCCAATAGTGATGGAAACAACACTGCTTCTCTTGACAGGAAATCCACTGACGTATTTGACAATCACTATTTCAAGAACTTGCTCAATGGAAGAGGTCTTCTTGAATCTGACCAAATCTTGTATTCTAGTGATGCTGCCCTAGCTACAACAAAAACCTTGGTTGAAACTTATAGTAATAGCTCTAGTCTATTCTTTAGTGACTTTGTTAATTCCATGATTAAGATGGGAAATATTAGCCCTCTCACTGGATCAGATGGGGAGATCAGAAAGAATTGTAGGGCAATTAATTGA